From Micromonospora carbonacea:
CTGCTGGTCACGATGGTGCCGTTCGCCATGCTCGCGCCGGTGGTCGGTCCGCTGCTGGACCACTTCCGGCACGGCCGGCGGTACGCGCTCGCCGCCACCATGCTCGGCCGGGCCTTCCTGGCCTGGCTGATCTCCGACTACATGCACGGCTTCGGCCTCTACCCGGCGGCCTTCGGGGTGCTCGCGCTCTCCCGGGCGTACGGCGTGGCCCGCTCGGCGGCCGTCCCCCGGCTGCTGCCCGAGGGCCTCGGCCTGTCCCAGGTCGGCGCGCGGGCCAGCGTCTACGGCACGGTGGCCGGCGCGCTCGTCGCCCCGCTCGGGCTGGCCGCGTTCTGGTTCGGGCCGCAGTGGCCGCTGCGGGTCGCCTCGGTGATCTTCCTGGTCGGCATGGTGATCGCGTTGCGGCTCCCGCCCCGGGCCGACTCCGAGCCGCCCGAGCGGGTGCCCCGGCCGCTGCGGTCCCTGGGCCGGCGGGCCGCCGGGGACCGGCCGCTGGGCCGTGGCCGCCCGGCCGGTCGCCTCGTCATCGCCAGCCTGCTCGGCGCGGCGCTGCTCCGCGTCGTCTACGGCTTCCTGCTGCTCTTCCTCGCGTTCGCGCTGAAGAAGGGCGACCTGACCACCGAGTTCTTCGGGCGCGACCTGAGCGCGGAGATGGCGCTCGGCCTGGTCGGCGGGGCGCTGGCGGTGGGCAGCTTCCTGGCCACGGCGATCGGCACCCGGCTGCGCATCCACCGCCCCACCGCGATCCAGTCCAGCAGCACGATCATCGTGGCCGGCACGGCCGTCCTCGCCACGATCCAGTTCTCGCTGCCGATGGTCGCCCTGCTCTGCCTGGTCGCCACGCTGGCCAGCGGCGTGGCGAAGCTCGCGGTCGACGCCTCCATCCAGGAACGCATCCCGGAGCGGCTGCGGGCCAGCTCGTTCGCCCACTCGGAGACGGCGCTGATGCTCGCCTTCGTGGCCGGCGGCGCGCTCGGTCTGGTCCCGTTCGACGGCCGGCTGGGCATCGCCGTGGCCGCCGGGGTGGGCGTGCTCGCCGCCGCCCGCGGCGCGTACGTCGCCGGCAGGCTCCGCGACCAGCGGCTGCTCGGCCGCCCGCTCGGCGACGACGAGCTGGCCGACGACCCGGCCGAGGAGCCCACCGGAAAGCCGGCCGCCGGGGACCGCCCCCCGGCCGACGATCCGCCGGCACACGACCGGACGACACACGACCGGACGACACACGACCCGACGGCGCACGACCCGGTGACCGACGTCGCCCCCACCTCGCCCGCGCCCGCTTCCTCCGCCCCGCCCGGGTACCACGTCTACCGGCCCTCCTCGGCGGTCGCCGGCGGGGTGGGCACGGCCGACGACGAGACCCGCCGGGAGCCCCGGGGGCCCCTGGCGTGACCGGCCTGCTCGTGGTGACGGCGGTACCGGCCGAGGCCGAGGCGATCCGCGCCGGCCTCCCCGCGCCACCGGCCGGGGCCGCGCCGCACGCGGCTGCGCCGGCCGGGACCTCGCCGGCCGCCGCCGGGGTGACCGTGATGCCCGCCGTGGTGCCCATCGGGGTGACCGTGGTGCCCGTCGGGGTGGGCCCGGCCGTCGCCGGGGCGGCCACCGCCCGGCTGCTGGCGCTCGCCGAGGCCGCCGGCCGCCCGTACCGGGCCGTGGTCAGCGCCGGCATCGCCGGTGGCTTCGTCGGCCGGGCGGCAGTCGGCGCGACGGTGCTCGCCAGCCGCAGCGTCGCGGCCGACCTCGGTGCCGAGTCGCCGACGGGCTTCATCCCGGTGGACCAGCTCGGCATGCCTGCCGAGCTGCTCGGCGCCGGCACGGCGGTGCCCGCCGACCCGGGCCTGCTGGCCGCCCTGCGCGCGGCCCTGCCGGCAGCCACGGTCGGCACGGTGCTCACCGTCAGCACGGTCACCGGCACCGCCGCGAGCAGCGCCGCGCTCGCCGACCGGCACCCCGACGCGGTGGCCGAGGCCATGGAGGGGTACGGCGTCGCCGTCGCCGCCGCCCAGGCCGGCCTGCCCTTCGCCGAGCTGCGCACCGTCTCCAACCCGATCGGCCCCCGGGACCGCGGCGCGTGGCGGATGCGCGAGGCGTTCGCCGCCCTCACGGCGTCCGCGGTCGCGCTGGGTCAGGCCGTCGCGGGGCCCGCGCAGGGCTGAGGCGCCCGGTCGAGGCGCATCGCGTAGTGCCCCCGTCCCTCGATCCGGTATCCGCAGGCGAGCAGCAGGTCGACGCCGCCGTGATCCGCGACGGCGTGCGCCACCCGGATCCCGGCCCGCTCCATCTCCACGGTCAACGCCTCCACCAGCCGCCGCCCGATCCCCAGCAGCCGGCATGGCCCGGCCACGAGCACGCCGTCGAGCACCACCTCCCGCTCACCCGCGTCGATCAGGTCGCCGTACAGCAGCCGGGGGTTGCGCTCGTGGGCCCGCAGCTCCCCGAGCAGCCGGCCGTCGGGCAGCTCCGCCACGAACCGCCAGCACGTGTCGGGCAGCCCGTCGTCGGTGACGCGGCGCACCACGACCTCGCGGCGGATCCGCGTGCCCCACCGGCGATGGTCCCGACGCTCGCGGCTCAGCTCGTACGTCGCCGCCGGCAACCGCCGTGGCCAGTGCTGCGGCGGCAGCTTCCACCATCCCGCCCACCAGGCACCCGGCCAGTCCCTCGGCCCGTGCACCGCCCAGGCGTCCAGGTGCGCCGGGTACCGCCGCCCCGCCTCGTCCCGCAGCCCGTCGTGCGGCACCCGGGGCACCGGCACCACCTCCGGCACCCGGTCGTCGCCCGTCAGGTCGCTGGTGTGGTCGCTGGCCTGGGCACCGGTGCCGTCGCCGGCGTGGTCGCTGGTCTGGGCGCCCGGCGTCCCGATCGCCACCCGCCCACCGGCTGCCCGCACCAGCCGTTCCATCGTCCGGAACCGGACGTCCCCGGAGCGGCCCGACTCGATCCGCGCGAGCGTCGCCTGTGGCACCCCGGCGAGGTCTGCCAGCTCACGCTGGCTCAGGTCCGCGCGGCGACGCAATGCCCGAAGCGATCCGCCCAGGTCGACCCGGTCCGCTGTCTCTGCCATGCCTCGATGCTGTCGCCTATCCCGGCCGGTCATCAACAACCCCTGTCAGGCTGTGGACAACCTGTGGATAACTCCACTCACCGCGAGGACCGATACTGCGTGCCGCTCACTAGGGAGCTGAGTCATCCACGACATCACGGCACCGGAGCACGGCACCGGAGCCACCTGCCAGGCACAGGGCAGGGGGCGGCGCGAGGCAAGGCGGCACGGCAGGCCCAGAAGCCAGCGCGAGGCGGCACGGCAGACCCAAAAGCCAGCGCGAGGCGGCACGGCGGGATTCGCAAGACGAGCACGGGCGGCGCGGCAGGCTCGCAAAACAGTGCGGGGCGGGGCAGCACAAGCGGCCCGCAGCCCCGGACGAGCGCGGGGCGGGGAAGCGGGCTCGCAAGACAGCGCGGGGCGACGCGGGCCGGCGGGGCCGCAGGCCGACGCGCAGCGAAGGAGGGCCGGCATGCCCATTCCCGGTATGTCGGGAACCGCCCTTCCCCGGGGTCCGGCCTGCCCGGCATCAACCTGTTCGGCACCAGCCCGTTCGCTGAGTCATCCACGACATCAGCTCCCTAGCGGGCGGAAGAAGTACCCGGAGCCCGCCCGCACCGTCGCCGCCCGGGCAGGACCGTCGCCGCCCGGCGGGCACCCCGCGCCGAGCGGGTGGTGGGGCAGAGCGCGGGCGGGGATACGGTGGGGGCGTGGCGCTCACCCTGGCGATCTCGCCCTGCCCCAACGACACGTTCGTCTTCGACGCCCTGGTGCACGGCCGGGTGCCCGGCGCGCCGCCGGTCGAGGTCACCTACGCGGACGTGGACGTCACGAACACCGCCGCGGAGCGGGGCGCGTTCGACCTGGTGAAGGTGAGCTATGCGGCGCTGCCGTGGCTGCTGGACGACTACCACCTGCTGCCCTGCGGGGGCGCGCTCGGCCGGGGCTGCGGGCCGCTCGTGCTGACCCGCCCCGACCGGGCCGGCAACGGGCAGACCGGCACCGCCGACCTGGGCGGGGCCACGGTGGCGGTGCCCGGCGACCGGACGACGGCGTACCTGCTGTTCCGGCTCTGGGCGGCCGAGCGGCCGCCGGCGCGGATCGAGGTGGTCCCGTTCCACGAGATCATGCCTGCCGTGGCGGCCGGCCGGTACGACGCCGGGCTGGTGATCCACGAGGCCCGCTTCACCTACCAGCGGCACGGGCTGACCGCCCTGGTCGACCTCGGCGAGTGGTGGGAGGGCACCACGGGGCTGCCGATCCCGCTCGGCGCGATCCTGGCCCGCCGGGGCACGGTCGACCCGGTCGAGGCGGCCGGCTGGATCCGCGAGTCGGTACGCCAGGCGTGGGCCGACCCGGAGGCCAGCCGGGCGTACGTGCTCTCCCACGCGCAGGAGATGGAGCCCGACGTGGTGGACCGGCACATCGCCCTCTACGTCAACGAGTTCACCGCGGACCTGGGGGGCGCGGGGTTCGCCGCCGTGGAGGCGCTGCTGGGCCGGGCCGCCGACGCCGGGCTCGTGCCCCGGACCGCCGGCCCTCAGACCTCCAGCTCGCGCGCCACCGCGTGGACCAGCTGAGCGATCTTCTGCGCCGTCTTCTTGTCGGGGAACCGCCCCCGCCGCAGGTCCGGCTGGACCTTCGCCTCCAGCACCTTGATCATGTCTTCCACGAGGCCGTGCAGCTCCTCCGCCGGCCGGCGGCGCAGCTCCGCCACCGATGGCGGGGCCTCCAGCAGCTTGACCCCCATCGCCTGCGCGCCCCGACGGCTGTCCACCACGCTGAAGTCGACCCGCTGACCACCCTTGAGGTCGGTGACACCCGCCGGCAGCGCGCCCTTCGGCAGGAACACGTCGCCACCCTCGTCGCTGGTGACGAACCCGTATCCCTTGGCCGCGTCATACCACTTCACTCGACCCGTCGGCACCTGAGAACCCCTGCTTCACTTGAGACGTCTACTGCTCCAAGGCTAGCCGGATCATGGTGGTGAGCGCCGCCGGGAATCCGGTGAGGTCGGTCAAGACCAGGCTGGCCCCGGCCGAGCGCAGCTCCTCGGCCGAGCAGGGGCCCGTGGCGACCGCCACGCCCGGCACGCCCGCCGCCTCTGCGGCGACCATGTCGGCGGTGTGGTCGCCGACGTACAGGGTCGCGCCGTGCGCGCGCAGCGCCGTCGCCTTCCCCTCGGCGAAGAGGTCACCGGCCAGCTCGTCGACGGCCAGCCCGAGGTGGTCCAGGTGCAGCCGGGCCAGCCGGCCCAGCTTCGAGGTGACGACCACGACCCGGCCGCCGTGGGCGTGCACCGCCTCGATGGCCTCGACCGCGCCGGGCATCGGCAGCGTGGGCGTAACCGCGTACGCCGGATACAGCTCGCGGAACGCCTCGACGGCCGAGTCGACCTGCTCCGGCGGAAACCAGCGGGCGATCTCCACCCGCAGCGGCGGGCCGAGCCGGGACACCGCCGCGTCGGCGTCCACGGGCACGCCGGTGCGCGCCGTCAGCGCCCGGTACGCCGCGGCGATGCCGGGACGCGAGTCGACGAGGGTCATGTCGAGGTCGAAGCCGACGGTCAGCGGGGGCATGCCGAGAACCTACCCGGCCGGCGGGTCCAGCCGGACGTCCGAGGGGCGCGCGGGCCCCGTCCCGGGCTAGCGTGGAACGACGATGACGACCTCACTCGCCGACCACCTGCGGACGCTGCCCGACGAGTCCCTGGCCGCCCTGCTCCAGCTGCGGCCGGACCTCGTCGTGCCCGTGCCGGCCGACGTGTCCGCGCTCGCGGTCCGGGCCCAGTCCCGGGTGTCGGTGGCCCGGGCGCTGGACGGGCTGGACCAGTTCACCCTCCAGATCCTCGACGCCGCCCGGCTCACCCGGGACCCGGACGACGGCACCACCTCCACCGAGGCCGTCCTCGCCATGGCCACCGCCGGGCCGCGCCCGCCCGCCCCGGCCACCATCCGGGGCGCGGTGCACAAGCTGCGCGCGCTGTTCCTGCTGTACGGGCCCGAGCACGCCCTGCGCGTGGTCGACGGCGTCGACGAGGTCGCCCCGTACCCGGCGGGGCTGGGTCGACCCGCGACGGAGCTGGACGCGCGCACGGCGGCCCTTTGCGCGGACCCGGCGAAGCTGCGCCGCACGCTGCTGGCCGCGCCCCCGTCGGCGCGGGCGATCCTGGACCGGCTCGCCGCCGGCCCGCCGGTGGGCAGCGTGCCCCCGGGCGCGCTCCAGGCCCCGCCGCTCGGGGCGGAGGACAGCGTGCCGCCGGACCCGACCAACGGCGGCGCGCCCACCGGGTCGCCGGTGCGCTGGCTGGTCGACAGCCGGCTGCTGGTGGCGGTGTCCGCCGGCACGGTGGAGCTGCCCCGCGAGGTCGGCCTGCTGCTGCGCCGCGACAGCGGCCCCCTCGGGCCGCTGCGCACCAGCCCACCTCCGGTGGCCGCCGTCGCGCGCGAGGCGAAGGCCGTCGACTCCGCCGGGGCCGGGCAGACCATGGAGGTGGTACGCCACACCGAGGCGCTGCTGGAGCTCCTCGCCGCCGAGCCGGCTCCCGTGCTGCGCTCGGGCGGGATCGGGGTGCGTGACCTGCGCCGGCTGGCGAAGGCCCTCGCCCTGGACGAGGCGACGACCGCCCTGCTGCTGGAGGTGGCGTACGCGGCGGGGCTGGCCGGCGAGCTGGAGCTGTCCGGGGCGACGACCACCCGGTACGGCGCCGACCAGCAGGTCCTGCCCACCGGCGGATACGAGGTGTGGCGGGCCGTGTCGCTGGCCCGACGCTGGGAGCAGTTGGCCCGGGCCTGGCTGCTGATGACCCGCCAGGTGGGCCTCGTCGGGCAGCGCGACGACCGGGACCGCCCGATCGGCGCGCTCTCGCCGGAGGCGGAACGGGCGGGGGCGCCGGCCGCTCGCCGGGCCGTGCTGGCGGTGCTGGCCGACCTGGAGCCGGCCGTCGCGCCCACCCCGGATGAGGTGCTGGGGCTGCTCGACTGGCGGGCCCCCCGACGCAGCCGGGGCCGGGAGGCCGCGCACCGGGAGGCCCTGGTCGAGGCGGCCCGGCTGGGCGTGACGGGGCTGGGGGCGCTCACCTCGTACGGGCGGCTGCTGCTGGCCGACGTGGCCGAGGGCGACGAGCGGGGCGGCGACGACCCGCTGGGGTTGCGCGCCGACGCCGAGGACACGTCCACGGCCGTGCGGGCGCTGGACGGGCTGCTGCCCGCGCCGGTCGACCACTTCCTGGTGCAGGCCGACCTGACGGTGGTGGTGCCCGGCCCGCCCGACCCGGCGCTCGCCGGCGAGCTGGAGGTGGTGGCGGAGCACGAGTCGGCGGGCGGGGCGAGCGTGCACCGGGTCACCACGGCCAGCGTGCGCCGGGCCCTGGACGCCGGCTACTCGGCCGACGACCTGCACGACCTGTTCCGCCGCCGGTCCCGCACGCCGGTGCCGCAGGGGCTGACGTACCTGGTGGACGACGTGGCGCGCAAGCACGGCGGGCTGCGGGTCGGCTCCGCCGGTGGGTACGTGCGCAGCGACGACGAGGCGCTGCTGGCGGAGGTGCTCGCCGACCGGCGGCTGGAGGCGCTGGCGTTCCGGCGGCTGGCCCCGACGGTGCTGGTCACGCCTTATCAGGTGAACCGGATGCTGCTGGCGTTGCGCGACGCCGGGTACGCCCCGGTGCCGGAGGACGCCGCCGGGGCGGCGGTGCTGACCCGGCCACGGATCCGGCGGGCCCCCGGGCGGGCCCCGGTGGGCCGGACGGTGGATCCGTTGGCGTCGCCGAAGCTGGCCCTGCCCCGCCTGCTCGGGGTGGTGGAGCAGATCCGGCGGGGCGAGGCGGCGGCGCGGGCCGCCCGGCGGGCCCCGGCGGTGGTACGCGGCACGCCGGCGCGCACCGGCCCGGCCCCGGTGCACGGCCACGCCGACGCCCTGGCGGTGTTGCAGCAGGCGGTGCGGGACAAGGCGCTGGTCTGGGTGGGCTACGTCGACGCGCACGGGGCGACCGCGTCGCGGCTGGTCCGGCCGGTGTCGATCGGCGCGGGCTACCTGCGCGCCGAGGACGAACGCACGGAGATGCTGCACACGTTCGCGCTGCACCGGATCACCGCGGCGGTGCTGGAGGGCACCTGAGCCGCCCGGCCGCCGGGTCGGCGTCGCCGCCGGCGGGTGGCGTCAGCGGCGGCTGCGGCGCACGGTGCCGACCACCGACACGGCCAGCAGCAGGGCGAACCCGGCCCCGGCGGACTCGCCGACGGAGGCGACGAAGCCCTGCCGCTGGACGAGCCAGCCGTAGAGGAACCAGCCGACGAGGAGCACGGCGGCGGTCGCGTACGCGAGCAGGGTCGCCGCCGACACCTCGTCGGCTCGTGCGGGCTCGTCGTCGCTCGTCACGTGCCGGGCCGGCGGCCGAAGAGGACCACCCGGCTGCCGACCTTGCCCAACTCCCAGGCGCGGAGGGCGTCGGCGGGGAGGAGGTTGACGCAGCCGTGCGAGCCGATCGACTTGTCGTGCAGGTAGGTGGTGGTCTGGTGGTAGCCCATGCCCTGCGTGAAGTGCTGCCAGTAGGGCAGCCACACCTCGTACGGGTCGGACCACTCCTTGACGTTGCGGTAGTTGATAGTGAAGGTGCCGGCGGGGGTGGCGTAGCCCTTCATGCCGGTGCGGGTGACCGTCGGGCCCCACACCACCTTGCCGCCGCGCAGCGCCCACGTGGTCTGCCGGGTCAGGTCGATGCAGAACGTGGTGCCGGAGGAGGCGGCCTTGCAGCGCTTCGTGTCGGTGGTGGCGAGGCGCTTCGCCACGTCGTACGTGGTGGGGCCGGCGCGACCGGCGGCGGGGCGGACGTCGTACCGCTGCTGGAACTTCTTGATGGCGGCGCAGTCGGCGGCGGACTGGCGGCCGTCGACGGTCACCCGCCCGAAGCCGCCCAGCCGGGCGAGGTAGGTCTCCACCTCGCGCTGGTGCTCGCCCAGCGGGCAGCCGGCCGGCTTCGGCGCGGGCTTCGGCTTCGGCTTCGCCTTCGTCGGGGTGGGCTTCGGCTTCGGCTTGGCCTTCGTGCGGGTGGGTTTCGGTTCCGGCCGGGTCCGCTGGTCGGAGCCGGACGAGCCGCCCGCCCCCGTTTCCCGTTCCGCCGAGCCGGCCTGGGCGAGCCCTCCTCCACGGCCACCCGGGTCGGCCTGGCGTTCGGGCGTGCACGCACCGACGCCGACCAGCGTGACCACGGCCAGGGCGACGACCCGGGCGCTGAAGCGAACCTGTCTCATGAGGCCTCCCCGGGTCGGTCGTCCACTGCCTAGACGCCGGACGTACCGGAATGGTTGCACCTGGTGTCCGAATTTTCGGCCCCATTCGGGCTTCGTGCAACACTGGATGGTCGGCCCGGGGCGGGTAGCCGCCCGCCGGACGGCCGTTGACCAGGGCAGAGGGAGGACACCGGCGTGAGCGGTGGACCACTGATCGTGCAGTCGGACAAGACGCTGCTGCTGGAGATCGACCACCCCGACGCCCAGTCCTGCCGGATGGCGATCGCCCCGTTCGCCGAGCTGGAACGCTCGCCGGAGCACGTGCACACCTACCGGCTGACCCCGCTGGGCCTGTGGAACGCCCGCGCCGCCGGCCACGACGCCGAGGCCGTGGTGGACGCGCTGCTGAAATATAGCCGCTACCCGGTGCCGCACGCGCTGCTGGTCGACGTGGCCGAGACGATGGACCGGTACGGCCGGCTCCAGCTCGCCAACGATCCGGCGCACGGCCTGGTGCTGCGCGCCCTGGACCGGGTGGTGCTGATCGAGGTCGCCAAGAGCAAGAAGCTGGCCGGGATGCTCGGCGCGAAGCTCGACGACGACACGATCGCGGTGCACCCGTCGGAGCGGGGGCGGCTCAAGCAGGCGCTGCTGAAGCTGGGCTGGCCGGCGGAGGACCTCGCCGGGTACGTCGACGGCGAGGCGCACCCCATCGAGCTGGCCGAGGGCGGCAAGGACGGCGGTAGGCCGTTCACGCTGCGGTCGTACCAGCGGGAGGCCGTGGAGGCGTTCTGGGCCGGCGGGTCCGGCGTGGTGGTGCTGCCCTGCGGCGCGGGCAAGACCCTGGTCGGGGCGGCGGCCATGGCCGAGGCGAAGGCCACCACGCTGATCCTGGTCACCAACACGGTCGCCGGTCGGCAGTGGAAGCGGGAGCTGATCGCCCGCACCTCGCTGACCGAGGAGGAGATTGGCGAGTACAGCGGTGAGCGCAAGGAGATCCGGCCGGTCACCATCGCCACGTACCAGGTGCTCACCTCGCGGCGCGGCGGCGCGTTCACCCACCTGGACCTGTTCGGGGCCCGCGACTGGGGCCTGGTCGTCTACGACGAGGTGCACCTGCTGCCCGCGCCGATCTTCCGGTTCACCGCGGACCTCCAGGCCCGCCGCCGCCTCGGCCTCACCGCGACCCTGGTCCGCGAGGACGGCCGGGAGGGCGACGTGTTCAGCCTGATCGGGCCCAAGCGGTACGACGCGCCGTGGAAGGACATCGAGCAGCAGGGCTGGATCGCCCCGGCGCAGTGCACCGAGGTACGGGTGACCCTCACCGACGCCGAGCGGATGTCGTACGCGACGGCGGAGGCGGAGGAGCGCTACCGGATGGCGGCGACCGCCCGCACGAAGCTGCCGGTGGTGCGGGCGCTCGTCGACCGGCATCCCCAGGAGCAGGTGCTCGTCATCGGCGGCTTCCTCGACCAGCTGCACCAGCTCGGCGAATACCTGGACGCGCCGATCGTGCAGGGCTCCACCACGAACAAGGAGCGGGAGCGGCTGTTCGACGCGTTCCGGTCGGGCGAGGTACGCACGCTGGTGATCTCGAAGGTCGGCAACTTCTCCATCGACCTGCCCGAGGCGGCGGTGGCGATCCAGGTGTCGGGCACGTTCGGGTCGCGGCAGGAGGAGGCGCAGCGGCTGGGCCGGGTGCTGCGGCCGAAGGCCGACGGGCGGCAGGCGCACTTCTACACGGTCGTCTCCCGGGACACCATCGACACCGAGTACGCGGCGCACCGGCAGCGCTTCCTGGCGGAGCAGGGCTACGCGTACACGATCGTGGACGCCGACGACGTCCTCGGCCCGCCGCTGCCCAGCGTGGACTGACGCCGGCTCGACCGGCTCAGCGGCTCAGCCTGGTCTCCTTCGCCATGTGCGACAGCTTCTCGGGATTGCGTACGGCGTAGAGCCCGCCGATGCGGCCGTCGTCGACGTGCACGGCCAGCACGGTGTCGAGTTCCCCGTCGAGCCGGACGACGAGCGCCGGGTTGCCGTTGACCTGCGTCGGCTGCAACGACGTGACAGCGGCGACCCGGCCCCACCCGCCGGTGAGCAGACGGGCCACCTTGTCGGCGCCCACGACGGGCCGCAGGACGGCCTGCTTGACTCCGCCGCCGTCGCCGAGCAGGACGACGTCCGGGGCGAGCAGGTCGAGCAACCCTTGCAGGTCGCCGGTCTCGACCGCCCGCCGGAACGCGTCGAGCACGGTGCGGGTCTCGGCCGCCGGCACGACCCGGCGCGGCCGGCGCGCCGCCACGTGCGACCGGGCCCGGTGCGCGATCTGCCGGACCGCGGCGGGACTCTTGTCGACGGCTTCGGCGATCTCGTCGTACCCGAGGTCGAACACCTCGCGCAGCACGAACACCGCCCGTTCGGTCGGACCGAGGGTCTCCAGCACCAGCAGCATCGCCATCGACACGCTGTCGGCGAGCGCGACGTCGTCGGCCACGTCGGGCGCGGTGAGCAGCGGCTCGGGCAGCCAGGGGCCGACGTAGGACTCCCGGCGACGGCCGACCGCGCGCAGCCGGGTGAGCG
This genomic window contains:
- a CDS encoding 1,4-dihydroxy-6-naphthoate synthase, with protein sequence MALTLAISPCPNDTFVFDALVHGRVPGAPPVEVTYADVDVTNTAAERGAFDLVKVSYAALPWLLDDYHLLPCGGALGRGCGPLVLTRPDRAGNGQTGTADLGGATVAVPGDRTTAYLLFRLWAAERPPARIEVVPFHEIMPAVAAGRYDAGLVIHEARFTYQRHGLTALVDLGEWWEGTTGLPIPLGAILARRGTVDPVEAAGWIRESVRQAWADPEASRAYVLSHAQEMEPDVVDRHIALYVNEFTADLGGAGFAAVEALLGRAADAGLVPRTAGPQTSSSRATAWTS
- a CDS encoding futalosine hydrolase, with the protein product MTGLLVVTAVPAEAEAIRAGLPAPPAGAAPHAAAPAGTSPAAAGVTVMPAVVPIGVTVVPVGVGPAVAGAATARLLALAEAAGRPYRAVVSAGIAGGFVGRAAVGATVLASRSVAADLGAESPTGFIPVDQLGMPAELLGAGTAVPADPGLLAALRAALPAATVGTVLTVSTVTGTAASSAALADRHPDAVAEAMEGYGVAVAAAQAGLPFAELRTVSNPIGPRDRGAWRMREAFAALTASAVALGQAVAGPAQG
- a CDS encoding cold-shock protein is translated as MPTGRVKWYDAAKGYGFVTSDEGGDVFLPKGALPAGVTDLKGGQRVDFSVVDSRRGAQAMGVKLLEAPPSVAELRRRPAEELHGLVEDMIKVLEAKVQPDLRRGRFPDKKTAQKIAQLVHAVARELEV
- a CDS encoding helix-turn-helix domain-containing protein, with translation MAETADRVDLGGSLRALRRRADLSQRELADLAGVPQATLARIESGRSGDVRFRTMERLVRAAGGRVAIGTPGAQTSDHAGDGTGAQASDHTSDLTGDDRVPEVVPVPRVPHDGLRDEAGRRYPAHLDAWAVHGPRDWPGAWWAGWWKLPPQHWPRRLPAATYELSRERRDHRRWGTRIRREVVVRRVTDDGLPDTCWRFVAELPDGRLLGELRAHERNPRLLYGDLIDAGEREVVLDGVLVAGPCRLLGIGRRLVEALTVEMERAGIRVAHAVADHGGVDLLLACGYRIEGRGHYAMRLDRAPQPCAGPATA
- a CDS encoding DNA repair helicase XPB, which produces MSGGPLIVQSDKTLLLEIDHPDAQSCRMAIAPFAELERSPEHVHTYRLTPLGLWNARAAGHDAEAVVDALLKYSRYPVPHALLVDVAETMDRYGRLQLANDPAHGLVLRALDRVVLIEVAKSKKLAGMLGAKLDDDTIAVHPSERGRLKQALLKLGWPAEDLAGYVDGEAHPIELAEGGKDGGRPFTLRSYQREAVEAFWAGGSGVVVLPCGAGKTLVGAAAMAEAKATTLILVTNTVAGRQWKRELIARTSLTEEEIGEYSGERKEIRPVTIATYQVLTSRRGGAFTHLDLFGARDWGLVVYDEVHLLPAPIFRFTADLQARRRLGLTATLVREDGREGDVFSLIGPKRYDAPWKDIEQQGWIAPAQCTEVRVTLTDAERMSYATAEAEERYRMAATARTKLPVVRALVDRHPQEQVLVIGGFLDQLHQLGEYLDAPIVQGSTTNKERERLFDAFRSGEVRTLVISKVGNFSIDLPEAAVAIQVSGTFGSRQEEAQRLGRVLRPKADGRQAHFYTVVSRDTIDTEYAAHRQRFLAEQGYAYTIVDADDVLGPPLPSVD
- a CDS encoding MFS transporter is translated as MPLFSRSDRSMLGRTVGTGIRAVRLLLRGSARSGRWMTRQAGSARARGAGGEVGMVRLFDLHALSCAGDTLIAIGLAGTIFFNVPLGEARSKVALYLLVTMVPFAMLAPVVGPLLDHFRHGRRYALAATMLGRAFLAWLISDYMHGFGLYPAAFGVLALSRAYGVARSAAVPRLLPEGLGLSQVGARASVYGTVAGALVAPLGLAAFWFGPQWPLRVASVIFLVGMVIALRLPPRADSEPPERVPRPLRSLGRRAAGDRPLGRGRPAGRLVIASLLGAALLRVVYGFLLLFLAFALKKGDLTTEFFGRDLSAEMALGLVGGALAVGSFLATAIGTRLRIHRPTAIQSSSTIIVAGTAVLATIQFSLPMVALLCLVATLASGVAKLAVDASIQERIPERLRASSFAHSETALMLAFVAGGALGLVPFDGRLGIAVAAGVGVLAAARGAYVAGRLRDQRLLGRPLGDDELADDPAEEPTGKPAAGDRPPADDPPAHDRTTHDRTTHDPTAHDPVTDVAPTSPAPASSAPPGYHVYRPSSAVAGGVGTADDETRREPRGPLA
- a CDS encoding HAD family hydrolase, whose amino-acid sequence is MPPLTVGFDLDMTLVDSRPGIAAAYRALTARTGVPVDADAAVSRLGPPLRVEIARWFPPEQVDSAVEAFRELYPAYAVTPTLPMPGAVEAIEAVHAHGGRVVVVTSKLGRLARLHLDHLGLAVDELAGDLFAEGKATALRAHGATLYVGDHTADMVAAEAAGVPGVAVATGPCSAEELRSAGASLVLTDLTGFPAALTTMIRLALEQ
- a CDS encoding L,D-transpeptidase family protein codes for the protein MRQVRFSARVVALAVVTLVGVGACTPERQADPGGRGGGLAQAGSAERETGAGGSSGSDQRTRPEPKPTRTKAKPKPKPTPTKAKPKPKPAPKPAGCPLGEHQREVETYLARLGGFGRVTVDGRQSAADCAAIKKFQQRYDVRPAAGRAGPTTYDVAKRLATTDTKRCKAASSGTTFCIDLTRQTTWALRGGKVVWGPTVTRTGMKGYATPAGTFTINYRNVKEWSDPYEVWLPYWQHFTQGMGYHQTTTYLHDKSIGSHGCVNLLPADALRAWELGKVGSRVVLFGRRPGT
- a CDS encoding helicase-associated domain-containing protein, with the protein product MTTSLADHLRTLPDESLAALLQLRPDLVVPVPADVSALAVRAQSRVSVARALDGLDQFTLQILDAARLTRDPDDGTTSTEAVLAMATAGPRPPAPATIRGAVHKLRALFLLYGPEHALRVVDGVDEVAPYPAGLGRPATELDARTAALCADPAKLRRTLLAAPPSARAILDRLAAGPPVGSVPPGALQAPPLGAEDSVPPDPTNGGAPTGSPVRWLVDSRLLVAVSAGTVELPREVGLLLRRDSGPLGPLRTSPPPVAAVAREAKAVDSAGAGQTMEVVRHTEALLELLAAEPAPVLRSGGIGVRDLRRLAKALALDEATTALLLEVAYAAGLAGELELSGATTTRYGADQQVLPTGGYEVWRAVSLARRWEQLARAWLLMTRQVGLVGQRDDRDRPIGALSPEAERAGAPAARRAVLAVLADLEPAVAPTPDEVLGLLDWRAPRRSRGREAAHREALVEAARLGVTGLGALTSYGRLLLADVAEGDERGGDDPLGLRADAEDTSTAVRALDGLLPAPVDHFLVQADLTVVVPGPPDPALAGELEVVAEHESAGGASVHRVTTASVRRALDAGYSADDLHDLFRRRSRTPVPQGLTYLVDDVARKHGGLRVGSAGGYVRSDDEALLAEVLADRRLEALAFRRLAPTVLVTPYQVNRMLLALRDAGYAPVPEDAAGAAVLTRPRIRRAPGRAPVGRTVDPLASPKLALPRLLGVVEQIRRGEAAARAARRAPAVVRGTPARTGPAPVHGHADALAVLQQAVRDKALVWVGYVDAHGATASRLVRPVSIGAGYLRAEDERTEMLHTFALHRITAAVLEGT